Within Sardina pilchardus chromosome 21, fSarPil1.1, whole genome shotgun sequence, the genomic segment CCCACTAAGCTTCGGTCTAACATGTGAGGTGTAACATGAGCTGTTCAATCTTACTTTGTGGGTCTTTGGCACTTACCTGTTAGGCTATAAACATTTGAATTGTGTTCTAAGAGGAATTTCACCCCAGCATAGGCTACTGATAGTGGTGCTGTAAGTGATTAGTAGTGTAGCGGACTGCCGACTTGGTGCTAAAAAAGGACTGATGGGAGATTCGCAGGTGCACCGTGGAGGCAGTTTCACAATTATTTGCAGTTCGCCGTGATTAGGCTACACcatgcatgttgacattaaaAAGAGATAACGGTATTGCATAGACTGTTGTGCGTCCATGTGCGTTATAATAATTGGTTGTCATTTGATTTCACTGTATTTTATGATACGCTTTACATAATATGTAAAGAAAGAGCATTTCACctaatagttttaaaaagtcgAGCAATAATTTACCAGAAGGCTACTGCAAAATAtttcacacgaacacacacagagagagagagagacatgcagtgagagagagacagacagacagagtttgTGTAACAGAGAAAGTTAAACTTAACTTAAAAAATAATTCAGAGATTCATTCACCCTCCACCCCAAGTCCAATTGGTCCTGCTGGTTTGCTGGTCTGCAATATTGCGTTTCTACCTTGTACGACTTCTCTGACTGAAGAACTgaaaatatagcctatgttgAAATAGGACATATTTTGATATcatgaacaaaaaaacagtACAAATTGCTTGCACATTGCTTGTCCATTCACATGAATTTAGTTTCATTTACACTCATATCAGTGATAAAGTCATCAGAGACGTTATTTTAGGACCTGGGACAATGGGGCTGGTCTGTGTCCGGTGCAGTAGATGTATGTTGTGCTTATGGTATCTCCAAAGACATCTTTTGAAATTGCTTTGTTATGGGACCATTCAGTTCCCCTTCTGGACATTTCTTCGGTCAAGGTTCAGGGAAGTGGCACAATAGGAGAACTGTGGACATGAAGCAGCTTAGGCAGACCACTTGTAGATGACCCTGGAGCCCTGATGGTGCCCAATAACTTTCCCATAACTTTTGACTATGACATGATCcacttcctttcttctctttccctgaCACAAAAGAGGTTCTTGGACTTGTTGAGAATTGTGAGATATTTTACCCAAGAAGCCCTCAGTTGAGCTGAGAAATGGTTTTCTCCAACCAGTGGTACTTTTTTTGTGGCTTTTGTGTAGAATGCTCAGCTTTTTGCAAACACATACCAGAGCTTCTCAGCATATACTGGGAATGCACTGTCGTGTCCATAAATCTAAAGCAATTGAATTACTTTCAAAGAAATAGCAGTTTAGCACTATTTCTTTGAAAGTAATTTAAGACACTTAACTTTAGACTATAAATTTATGCACGCGTGATTTGTTTTCCACGCTACAAAGAGCCTGGCTTGTAACGCTGATTTCAGATGTGGTGATGGGGGGAGAAATAAAAATTATAATATAATttgtaaagaaagaaaaaaaagaaatacagtaACTGAGAAGAAATATTCCCAGTtcctggtgaaaaaaaaaaaaataataataatttttaaaaaaaagacatttcagCCTGCATATCAGAGCAGTCCATCGTAAAGCTTTTCAAGTGGTGCTATACACAAGGAGTCTTGAGTTGTCATCAATCTTCCTTCTCATGTGCCAGAGGGCAGCATGCGGGCAGAGAGAGGTGCACATATGACTGGCCATGCCCTCGCTCAGAGGCTCCCAGGGAACAaactcctctgtgtctccactCCCTCTTAAAGCTAATACAAGAACACTCATGAGCCCGCGGGCTATGTGTTATGGccgcagagatagagagaaagggggagagggagagagaggggggggagagagggggagagacagggacTCCTGTTaagggaggagaaaaggagacagaaatgaaaacagaaaagtcTTTCTGTTCTGCACGGCCGAGTCCTGATAAGTGCTTTAACGGCCACTTCTACTACGGGTGCAGTGGAGACCTCAATCTCTCCAGCGGTGATGTCTCGGAGCTTCGCATGACGCAAGTGCAAGATCTGTTTGGAAAAATGGTTTATACATATTTGGCAGTCGCTGGACTGATAACTAGAAAGGTACCACAAGGGAAAGAATTAGtctcatgtgtttttttgtgcaatGCTGAGCATTTAATTTAGAGATCAATAGGTCACTTGACGTTAAGGGGTTTCCTCACTTAAATAGTTTCCTCTGCAAGTCTGTGTATTTACACAAAGAGTGCTGACATTGTTTTGCTCGAGCAGTGTGTGGCCTCACTTTGACTGATTGTCTTGAGACAACACCAGCTGCTTAGTGTCCCAGCTTTGTGTAATGAACATATTGGGAGGAACCCCCTCTTGACGTCGCTCCCATACCGGTCCACTCACCACATCTTGAGGAAAATACTCACACTTGAACTGAAACTCTAGAGTTTTCCACTGGCTTGCTCTGTCTGACATgtctgggttttttttacagGTTTCAAGGCAGCCAGGATACTGCCATTGAGAattgtcctacacacacaccctccttcctcctcctacgtgtgtgtgtgtgtgtgtgtgtgtttgtgtgagagaaagacaaagagagagagaaagacaaagagagagagtgtgtgattccTGGAAAGAGGATGAGGGCCTCAGTGCTCCTAGTCCTGCTTCTGGCAAGTTTGTGTGCTGGGAGTTCACGCTTCGCTCGTGACACGACACAAGATGGCCCCAACCAAGACCCCGCCAACCTCGCGCAGTCCAGCCCGGCCGTGGCCACGGGCAACGGCTCCAGCCCTGCCGCGGCGGCGGAGCGGCCCATGGTTCCGCATCCGCCCATGTGCATGAAGCAGACGGAGATCAAGCAGGCGTTCAAGTACGTCAACACGGTGGTGTCCTGCATCATCTTTGTGGTGGGCATCATTGGGAACTCCACCCTGCTGCGGATCATCTACAAAAACAAGTGCATGAGGAACGGGCCCAACGTGCTCATTGGCTCCCTGGCCTTGGGGGACCTCCTCTACATCCTCATCGCTATCCCCATCAACGTCTTTAAGGTGAGTGGGGGAGACTGGAAGGAAGGttaaagggagggagggagggagggagggagggatggagattTGCTCTTCACAACATCTGTGTCTTTAAGGTGAGTTGAGGCATCaggaatggatggagagagagtttttCCTACATGCTTGTCTTGCTGTCAATGGCCGGGTCTCCCAgtttcgttaagaagctctaaaAGTGCTAAAGacttcttaggagtgttcttagaatgttcttagagcgctcctaagaagttcttagcacttaagagcttcttagcgaatctgggaaacccggccattgtcttTAAAGTGAGTGAAGGGAGCAGGAAAGGATGGAAAGAGAGTTTGTTCTTCATCCTCATTTCCCTATCAGGTGAGAGGGGGAGGGCATCCTCATCCTTATAAATGGGGAGATGGCAGGGAAGAAGAGGATAGGAGGATGAATGGGTGAATGGAGGTTTAAAGACTGTTAAGGTGTAAGATTCAGTCACTGAAGTTGCAGGGGTTACTCCAAACAAATCTTTCTTCATAGATGAGAGCAGAAAGAAAATTTGATTCCCCCATCGTCGCCCTTCGCAtcacgcacacagtcacataaaTCTCAAATTTAGCCAAtccccaacaaaaaaaaaaaatcacatctgCAAATCTTGCCCAGTTCCAAATGATGGAACAGTTTTGTAACACGCCTGAAAAGGGAACAAATTGGATCTCCAGAGCGTGTGTTTCACTAGACGCAGGTTTGGCGATCCGGCTGCATAATAAATTCTTGGCTCGTGACCTTGAGTCGGGGAGGGGCTGGCTGGGTGGGCTGGAGCAGAGAGTGCCAGAGGAGCGGGTGACTTTGTCTCCTGTCCACTGACCTTCACTTCAGCTcgtctcctttcttctcccactctctccgtctgtctatGGCTCCCtgtccctttcttcctcctcctcttcctcctccttcttcttcttctctccctcactcgctcATGGGCTCTGTTTTGCCCTTTCTTTCATGTCTTTCTGCTCTCTTTTCTAGCTCTTCCTCTGTCCTTTCTTTCATGTCTTTCTGCTCTCTTTTCTAGCTCTTCCTCTGTCCTTTCTTTCATGTCTTTCTGCACTCTTTTCTAGCTCTTCCTCTATCCTTTCTTTCATGTCTTTCTAGCTCTTCCTCTTACCTTCCCAAAACAACCATATCTTGGATGtatagacagacatgcacacagctcCACGTGGGACTTGAACCTGCAACCTGGGACATAGGAGGCAGGTGTGCAAAGCAAGGGGGCTAAACCCCTTTGGGTATAAATATGGGGCTGGTCATGGTTGGCTGGGTGGGGAGCTAAAGTTGAAGAGCATGCGAGAGGGGGGAGTGAGTTCCAGAAGAACTCCTCATTCCTGGCCCACAGCGCTGGCTATTGTCTCCCTCGtgggttttagtcacagtctgtAAACCCGGCAGAGCTGTCTGTCCACAGATGACACGAGGGAACTGGCCTCGTTACCCGGCCAACTGCATTCTTTGTTGATGTCAGGGGACCCCATCTTATCCTTCCAGCTTGTCCTTTTAAAAGTTCCAACTCTGGCAATGATTGGCAGGTGTAATTACAGGCTCTATCATATGGAGTAAAATACAATGCTGTTGGGGTTGTTGCTTTGACTGGAAACAATTTCCTTTCTTCGTGGTGGAGGCCCTCCGTTGGAACCCACTGCAAACACTTTTTCCCGAGCAGGCCCCCTTTTACAAGAGCACTGACAATGTATTTGGTTAGAAATGTAAGCCTGTTTGTGTTGGCCAAGACGGTGTCTGCTGGTAAAATGCCCTCaacggaggagggggggtgagggggggggattGATCTAGTCTgcaaatccatccattactgcCAAGGCAAGCAAAGCTGGCAGTGTTTAAGGATGCTGAAATCTCCCTTGATGCTTTTGTGTTCCATTCGTTTTCCTTTCGCAACATTTGCCTGCATTTCAGACTACTTGAGTTGGACGAGGTGTTGAGTCGGCCTAATATGGGATTACTATCAAACAAGAAGTCAGCACCCGCCAGAATTCAGCACTCTCTTGGACTTGGTTCTTTAACTGTTGGTGTCTTCCCAACATGGCATTCTGTCCAAAGAACTCTCTCCTCAGATTGCACTTGATATGCATGTTTTACAAAACCAAACATTCAGCTGACCCCAAATGAGGATTCGAGTGGTATGAattgaccagttgtctaaattGTCATAGTTTATAGCATGATGGGCAGTGATTCTCAAAGGTTACAAGTACTTGGCACcaaaaaagataaaataaattGTCAGCTATTCTGGCAGTGTTTCAACAAGGCGTCCGCGAACGACTTCTTCCTGTTTCCACTACAAACTCATTTATCATTGTTGGCCAGGTGCTCTACCTTTCCGTGTTGCCTTATGGACTACGTTTGTTTTTACTCAAACTCCAGCAATAATAAAGGAAGTAAATGGGGAAAATGAGCTGCTGTAACTGTATccaatctttttttattttttctgtttgtgcgACTCGATAAATCACGATTTGTGTACAGACTAAACCTAACCCAAAGAAACCTACGTCTTCCTTCACACCAGCTGTGATAATATTTATGTTTAGCACAGTAGTATTTTACAGAACACTGGACACAGTTTAGTCTGTACCTGAGTAGCAAGATGGCCTCCTAAGCACAAATTGTTCCCCCACtcaccccatccccccctcttctctgtaCAGTTGCTGGCTGAGGACTGGCCTTTCGGCGTCTACATTTGTAAACTGATGCCCTTCATTCAAAAAGCCTCAGTCGGAATCACCGTTCTCAGCCTGTGTGCCCTGAGCATAGACAGGTGAGTCACTTCACACCACATCCATCACTGCTGCAATATCCTACTCAGATCGTATACAGTTTATATACAAATACAGTATTAATAAATGTATTGGTGTACTACAAATGGCAGATTTTGCATAGGCCTAGTTTTAGGAAGGCAGTGGAGCTACTCACATTATATAATTGTTATTATGTCAACAGCACAAACAGCCTTGGAATGCATCTATTATTTAGACTAAACTTGGAATTAAACTGTACTAAACTGATTGAAAGCACACAGTGGTTACAACGGATATGAAAGTTGTCCCTAATGAGGCTCATTAACTACAAAGGCCATTTATCCTTTATGCCATATTTTCTAGCTACACGTTAATGGGCCAATAAAGAAATGCCAATTAAATATGGCATGTCAACTCATAAACAGCTTGAGTTAGCAGGAGGTATCTGAGATGTGATAATTGACAAAAGCCTCTGAAGAATTGAGTGGCTCATATCTTCACAACAAATTGAATCCTTAAACTGTTGAGCAGTGAAACAGCCTTGAGCCCTGGCAGCACTCTTTGCAAACTATTTTTGACCCCTGAAGAATTGTTGTGGTTCACCAATAAACAATTCATCAACAGACATGTTTGGGTTTTTGGAAATTGTCTTCTCAGCCCGACACAACTAAACATAACCTACAGCACTTGAACCTAATCTAAGCCACACTCAGACAGGAAAAGACTAGCGATGCAGtgcagagaaacagaaaggaaTGCTAGTGAAGCACAGTGACCAGAAGAGATTACTAGCAAAATAACCCGTTGGTGACACAAAAATTTGCAAGACAGTAAAATCTCATTTTTGAGACGATAACCAAATGGCCGACTGTCTGTAGCCCACTCGTGTTTAAGAACCCTGAACTAAGTTGGATCGCCCACACAGGTATCACGCGGTGACGTCCTGGAGCCGGGTGAAGGGCATGGGGGTGCCGCTATGGAAGGCAGTGCAGGTGACACTGATCTGGTTGGTGGCGGTGGCACTGGCGGTGCCAGAGGCGATGGCCTTCGACATGATGGAGATCTCTTACCGGGGGACCAAACTGCGCGTGTGCTTGTTTCCCCCCCACCAAACAGCACCGTTCATGAAGGTAAGAGGGACGGACCTGTTAGGTGTTGTTAGTTAATAATGCGTTAAGTTCATGGATGCTAGAAGTTACCGTAGACTTTCATTAATTTGGCTGATCTCGATTCAGTCACATGTAGCAATATTTGTGTACAACTtcttgtactgtaggtctatgtGTACACAATTTAAAAATAGATACCAGGTAACATGTAGAAAGGTGCTCAGCATGATTTTAATACATTAGTTTCATTGTTACATGTGGTCCATGAAGTCTAAGAATTGTCAATTTCCCCaaatctccctcctcttccaaaaaaattaattcatgcatttaaGTTTTCTCTTCGTAGGctaaaaatgaaacacacacacacacacacacattcacacacacacacacatacacacacatgactgctTAGCCCTCTGGCTTTGAGCAGGGTCTTTGATAGAGAGTTTTGTTGTGCACATCTTGATGAAAGGTTATGAATGTCGTGCGTGCAAATTGCGGTAGTACAGAAATCAGGTTTGCCTTAATGGTCATGACATCAGAGGCGGAATGCCACACTGGGTAAACAACTTTATTTTTAGCCCAGAAAAAttcctgtttttattttcacgGACTCTTGGGATGGGTCAGAGGCTCAGCTGATACACTATGGCTTGTCAAACTGCAAACGAAGATAGCTGAACAGTTGATATGTAAACATTTTAACCCCTCATAAAAAGTAGACCTTCAAACTAAGCACAGTACTGTCCATATCAtcaaaggagagcgataaaaatctagattttatttttagccTGGTGAAAGTTACTGAGTGCCTGAGCAACATAGACAGCAGTCATCTAAGACTGAAGATGTCCAAAGCATGTGACCCAACTCTGTCATAATTTGGGACACAAGTTACTCAATCTTATCGAGTCAGCTTGTGTAATGTTTCATAATATGTCACGCTACACTGTTAACGTCTTGCCCACAAAAACATTCATATTCTTCCAGAAATAAACATATAACAGGTAATGAGGTAAATAATTGAAGCTATAGCGTAATATACCAAGACACCTCTTTACGCTCTAACGTGGGAAATGTGGCGGTGAATTTGCAGCTAATCAGGCTAATACCCGGTGACTGAGAGTTTCTGTGATGTGCTCAGACTATAGTATGTGACTTGTGTTACGTTCCACCAGCCGCGTTGTGG encodes:
- the LOC134069000 gene encoding endothelin receptor type B-like — protein: MRASVLLVLLLASLCAGSSRFARDTTQDGPNQDPANLAQSSPAVATGNGSSPAAAAERPMVPHPPMCMKQTEIKQAFKYVNTVVSCIIFVVGIIGNSTLLRIIYKNKCMRNGPNVLIGSLALGDLLYILIAIPINVFKLLAEDWPFGVYICKLMPFIQKASVGITVLSLCALSIDRYHAVTSWSRVKGMGVPLWKAVQVTLIWLVAVALAVPEAMAFDMMEISYRGTKLRVCLFPPHQTAPFMKFYQDVKDWWLFGFYFCLPLVCTGIFYTLMTCEMLRRKKGMRIALNDHMKQRREVAKTVFCLVVIFALCWLPLHLSRILKKTIYDQSDPNRCELLSFLLVLDYIGINMASLNSCINPVALYFVSQKFKNCFKSCLCCWCQRKSRNISPTDERGSGVRWKGSCHGNGLDRTSSRSSQKYSST